CGAAGGACCTTCGTACGCATGATGGACTCGTTGAGGCTGAGCTGACGGTTGAACTCCTTCACCGTCGCCGGCTCGGCCGTCAGGTTGAGGATCGCGTAGATGCCCTCAGCGTTCTTGTTGATCTCGTACGCCAGGCGGCGCTTGCCCCAGACGTCGACCTTGTCGACAGAGCCGCCGTCCTTGCGGATGACGTTGAGATACTTGTCCAACGAGGGCTCGATGGTCCGCTCGTCGAGACTCGGGTCGAGGATGACCACTACTTCATATGCGCGCAAAGCTGTCTCCACCTCCTGTGGGCTCAGCGGCCACGGACTGTCCGTGGCAGGAGGGCTTTCGCAAATCGAGACTCCCACGTCATGCTGACCAGTGAGTCTCTGCACCCGGCACGGATCGCCGCGCAGGGAACACCGAAGGCTAACAGCGCACGCGCGAGCCGACCCAATCGCGCGTACGCCCGCAACGGAGAGGGTAGGGAGGGCGTCGATGTCCGAGCCCAGCACTCCTCACCCCCGCGACCGCGCGATCGCCGGTCGCTATGTGCTGCTCGACGTCATCGGCCATGGCGGCATGGGCACCGTGTGGCGGGCCTGGGACCTCAAGACCGAGGACCACGTGGCCGCGAAGGTGCTGGCCCATCACTCCTCGTCGATGCTGTTGAGGTTCGTACGCGAGCAGGGTCTGCGCATCCACCACCCACATGTCGTCGCACCGACCTCGTGGGCCGCGGAGGACGACGCGGTGGTCTTCACGATGGATCTCGTACGCGGTGGGTCGCTCGCGGGCCTGCTCGCCGAGCACGGGCCGCTGCCGCAGTCGTACGCCGCGATCCTGCTGGATCAACTGCTCGCCGCACTCGAAGCCGTGCACGAGCAGGGCGTCGTACACCGCGACGTGAAGCCGGCCAATCTGCTGCTGGACCCGACCGGGCCGGGTCGCCCGCATCTGCGGTTGGGCGACTTCGGCGTCGCGGTCCCACTGGACGACGCGCGCCTCACCCATGCGCCGGGCGTGGTCGGCACCGAGGGCTACATGCCACCCGAGCAGCAGGCCGGCGAGAAGCCGGACCCGCGCTCGGATCTCTACGCCGCGGGTGCGGTGATCTGTGAGGCCATCACGGGCGTACGCCCCCAGCCAGGCCAGTCGATCCAGGCCCCGGCCGGGCCGTTGCACGATCTGCTCGCGGCACTCACTCAGCCGGACCCGGCACAGCGACCCGCCAGCGCCTCAGCGGCACGACACACACTGCACGCGCTCGGCCTGCCGACCGACGAGCCTTGGCGGCGCGATCCGCGACCGCCGTACGTGCCCGACCGCATCGCGCCCGATCCGAGCAGCACCGCAGCCACGAGCCCTGGCCCGACCAGAGTTCGCCCCCGGCCTCGCGACGACCGCTCGTGGCTGATCGAGCCACCGCAGCAGGACGACACGATCCGGCCCGAGGGGTTCGCGGTCGACCCGATCGCCGCAGAGGCGATGCACATCCGGATGGCGCAACGCGCCGTCAACCCGCTGCCGTCACACCTGCTCAGCGAGTCGCCCGATCAGCCGGCCTCGCGTCCGCACTCGAAGGTTGCCATCGCGATCGCCGGTGGTCTGATCATCGTGTTGCTCGTCGTGCTGGTCCTGACGCTGCTCTGACCTGCGCGGATGCGTACGCGTCCGCTTTGAGTCCGCAGAAGACTCAAAGTGCAGCCGGGCTAATCTCGGCCCTATGACGCTCCCCATCGGCGCCCACGTCGACCAGACCGACCCGATCGCCGAGGCCAAGGCTCGCGGCACGAATCTGGTGCAGTTCTTCCTCGGCGACCCGCAGGGCTACAAGGGTCCTGAGATTCGGTACGAAGGCGGCGCGGCAGCCCTCAAGAGCGACGCCGAATCCGCAGGGATCGATCTCTACGTCCACGCTCCCTACATCGTCAATGTCGCCACCACGAACAACCGGATCAGGATCCCGAGCCGCAAACTGCTCCAGCAGCATCTCGACGCGGCGGCGAGCATCGGCGCCAAAGGGCTGATCGTGCACGGCGGTCACGTCAACAAGAGCGACGACCCCGCGGTCGGTTTCGACAACTGGCGCAAGGCCATCGAGGCCACCGACCTCAAGATCCCGCTGCTGATCGAGAACACCGCAGGCGGCGACAACGCGATGGCACGCCACCTGGACAGGATCGCGGGCGTCTGGGCCGCTATCGAGACGGCCGAAGGCGCCGAGAACGTCGGTTTCTGTCTGGACACCTGCCACGCGTGGGCTGGCGGCATCCACCTCGGCGACGCAGTGCAACGGATCAGGTCCATCACCGGGCGGATCGACCTCGTACACGCCAACGACTCTCGCGACGGCTTCGACTCCGGTGCC
The DNA window shown above is from Nocardioides sp. and carries:
- a CDS encoding protein kinase; its protein translation is MSEPSTPHPRDRAIAGRYVLLDVIGHGGMGTVWRAWDLKTEDHVAAKVLAHHSSSMLLRFVREQGLRIHHPHVVAPTSWAAEDDAVVFTMDLVRGGSLAGLLAEHGPLPQSYAAILLDQLLAALEAVHEQGVVHRDVKPANLLLDPTGPGRPHLRLGDFGVAVPLDDARLTHAPGVVGTEGYMPPEQQAGEKPDPRSDLYAAGAVICEAITGVRPQPGQSIQAPAGPLHDLLAALTQPDPAQRPASASAARHTLHALGLPTDEPWRRDPRPPYVPDRIAPDPSSTAATSPGPTRVRPRPRDDRSWLIEPPQQDDTIRPEGFAVDPIAAEAMHIRMAQRAVNPLPSHLLSESPDQPASRPHSKVAIAIAGGLIIVLLVVLVLTLL
- a CDS encoding deoxyribonuclease IV, producing MTLPIGAHVDQTDPIAEAKARGTNLVQFFLGDPQGYKGPEIRYEGGAAALKSDAESAGIDLYVHAPYIVNVATTNNRIRIPSRKLLQQHLDAAASIGAKGLIVHGGHVNKSDDPAVGFDNWRKAIEATDLKIPLLIENTAGGDNAMARHLDRIAGVWAAIETAEGAENVGFCLDTCHAWAGGIHLGDAVQRIRSITGRIDLVHANDSRDGFDSGADRHANFGNGNLPADEFAAVVRDAGAPVICETPGGAEEHIADFAWLRDRL
- the rpsF gene encoding 30S ribosomal protein S6 codes for the protein MRAYEVVVILDPSLDERTIEPSLDKYLNVIRKDGGSVDKVDVWGKRRLAYEINKNAEGIYAILNLTAEPATVKEFNRQLSLNESIMRTKVLRPDAH